In one Enterobacteriaceae endosymbiont of Donacia sparganii genomic region, the following are encoded:
- the leuS gene encoding leucine--tRNA ligase, with amino-acid sequence MKKEYSPKEIEFYVQKKWDLKKTFKVIENYNKEKFYCLSMLPYPSGKLHMGHVRNYTIGDVIARYQRMIGKNVLHPIGWDAFGLPAEIAAHHHNISPTIWTKNNIAYMKKQLKLLGFSFDWDREITTCNPNYYRWEQWFFLKLYKLGLAYKKNAIVNWCPIDKTVLANEQVINNCCWRCNSIIKKKWIKQWFLKITNYAEELLNDLKKLDDWPKKVKNMQKNWIGKIEGIEIIFKINNTNYEFNVFIEKKYYHTINNISFIKILYNHSICKKFIKNIKIKNFIKECSSTSFIEKKNFSFHNMKYINSKLFAKNIFIKKIPIIIVNYLSDINEIDATIGIPQYNKKDNIFIQNYNISIIQNNKKVNFFKNIEKNNKSLINYLIFKKKAFYKKYYHLKDWSISRQRIWGTPIPIIIQNNKKFIPLKEKDLPLIFPKKIFNKNIKENYNKKIKNNLNWFYYNNNGITGQIETDTFDTFIESSWYYVRYTCTDENNNMINKKKAKYWLPVDQYIGGIEHAIMHLLYFRFFHKLMRDIGLLDTDEPVKKLLCQGMVLADSYYYIDKKKKYHWVNFKNISFNKENNDIFDNKGRKLIHHGMIKMSKSKNNGVDPQDIIKKYGADTLRLFIMFATPPTMDLEWKESGIKGMYRFLKKLWKFIYEYKKLYNNYQQIKKNKLFYEYNKEQLIIQLYINKTIIRVTNNFEKDQSFNTAISSIMILFNKFIKYKICNNIDYIIIFNGLLVILKMLYPFTPHICFILWKYMGNYNDIDYELWPVITKIDTTKIINTFNIVIQIDGKKKYNLSIPKKYQNKQNYIEEYILSHNKISKYLRNIKIIKIIYIPYKIFNIVTKKK; translated from the coding sequence ATGAAAAAAGAATATTCTCCTAAAGAAATAGAGTTTTATGTACAAAAAAAATGGGATTTAAAAAAAACTTTTAAAGTAATTGAAAATTATAATAAAGAAAAATTTTATTGTCTTTCAATGTTACCTTATCCATCAGGTAAATTACATATGGGACACGTACGTAATTATACCATAGGAGATGTTATTGCAAGATATCAACGTATGATAGGAAAAAATGTTTTACATCCAATTGGATGGGATGCTTTTGGTTTACCAGCTGAAATAGCTGCTCATCATCATAATATATCACCTACTATATGGACTAAAAATAATATTGCATATATGAAAAAGCAATTAAAATTATTAGGGTTTAGTTTTGATTGGGATAGAGAAATAACAACATGTAATCCTAATTATTATCGTTGGGAACAATGGTTTTTTTTAAAATTATATAAACTAGGTTTAGCATATAAAAAAAATGCTATAGTAAATTGGTGTCCTATAGATAAAACAGTATTAGCTAATGAACAAGTAATTAATAATTGTTGTTGGCGATGTAATAGTATTATTAAAAAAAAATGGATAAAACAATGGTTTTTAAAAATTACTAATTACGCTGAAGAATTATTAAATGATTTAAAAAAATTAGATGATTGGCCGAAAAAAGTAAAAAATATGCAAAAAAATTGGATTGGTAAAATAGAAGGAATAGAAATTATTTTTAAAATTAATAATACTAATTATGAATTTAATGTTTTTATCGAAAAAAAATATTATCATACTATTAATAATATTTCTTTCATAAAAATTTTATATAATCATTCTATATGTAAAAAATTTATAAAAAATATAAAAATTAAAAATTTTATTAAAGAATGTTCATCAACATCTTTTATAGAAAAAAAAAATTTTTCATTTCATAATATGAAATATATTAATAGTAAATTATTTGCAAAAAATATTTTTATAAAAAAAATACCAATAATAATTGTAAATTATTTATCTGACATTAATGAAATTGACGCTACTATCGGTATCCCCCAATATAATAAAAAAGATAATATTTTCATACAAAATTATAATATATCAATTATACAAAATAATAAAAAAGTAAATTTTTTTAAAAATATTGAAAAAAATAATAAATCATTAATTAATTATTTAATTTTTAAAAAAAAAGCTTTTTATAAAAAGTATTATCATTTAAAAGATTGGAGTATTTCAAGACAACGTATTTGGGGAACTCCTATTCCAATAATTATACAAAATAACAAAAAATTTATACCTTTAAAAGAAAAAGATTTACCTCTTATTTTTCCTAAAAAAATTTTTAATAAAAATATAAAAGAAAATTATAATAAAAAAATTAAAAATAATTTAAATTGGTTTTATTATAATAATAATGGAATAACAGGACAAATAGAAACTGATACATTTGATACTTTTATAGAATCTTCTTGGTATTATGTAAGATATACATGTACTGATGAAAATAATAATATGATAAATAAAAAAAAAGCTAAATATTGGTTACCTGTAGACCAATATATTGGAGGTATAGAACATGCAATAATGCATTTATTATATTTTCGATTTTTTCATAAATTAATGAGAGATATAGGATTATTAGATACAGATGAACCAGTAAAAAAATTATTATGTCAAGGAATGGTTTTAGCAGATTCTTATTATTATATAGATAAAAAAAAAAAATATCATTGGGTAAATTTTAAAAACATTTCTTTTAATAAAGAAAATAATGATATATTTGATAATAAGGGAAGAAAATTAATTCATCATGGTATGATTAAAATGTCTAAATCTAAAAATAACGGTGTTGATCCTCAAGATATTATTAAAAAATATGGAGCAGATACTTTACGTCTTTTTATTATGTTTGCTACCCCACCTACTATGGATTTAGAATGGAAAGAATCAGGTATTAAAGGAATGTATAGATTTTTAAAAAAATTATGGAAATTTATTTACGAATATAAAAAATTATATAATAATTATCAACAAATAAAAAAAAATAAACTATTTTATGAATATAATAAAGAACAATTAATAATACAGTTATATATAAATAAAACTATTATTAGAGTAACAAATAATTTTGAAAAAGATCAATCTTTTAATACAGCAATATCATCAATAATGATATTATTTAATAAATTTATAAAATATAAAATATGTAATAATATTGATTATATTATAATTTTTAATGGATTATTAGTTATACTAAAAATGTTATATCCTTTTACTCCTCATATTTGTTTTATATTATGGAAATATATGGGTAATTATAATGATATAGATTATGAATTATGGCCTGTAATTACAAAAATTGATACTACAAAAATAATTAATACTTTTAATATAGTAATTCAGATAGACGGAAAAAAAAAATATAATCTTTCTATCCCCAAAAAATATCAAAATAAACAAAATTATATTGAAGAATATATATTATCACATAATAAAATATCTAAATATTTAAGAAATATTAAAATTATAAAAATTATATATATACCATATAAAATATTTAATATAGTAACAAAAAAAAAATAA
- the ybeY gene encoding rRNA maturation RNase YbeY, with protein sequence MKFNIILNYYNFCKNNNNLPFKNDIFYWLNKIFYKKNIKKIIITISIVEKKTIIKLNKKYLKISQPTNVLSFLLEKNFLKKELLGDIILCKEIIEYESFLEKKSLKSHWAHIIIHACLHLLKYDHKNIKETSLMQSKEIKILNLLGYKNPYF encoded by the coding sequence ATGAAATTTAATATTATCTTAAATTATTATAATTTTTGTAAAAATAATAATAATTTACCTTTTAAAAATGATATTTTTTATTGGTTAAATAAAATTTTTTATAAAAAAAACATAAAAAAAATTATAATAACTATATCTATAGTTGAAAAAAAAACTATTATAAAACTTAATAAAAAATATTTAAAAATATCTCAACCAACTAATGTCTTGTCTTTTTTATTAGAAAAAAATTTTCTTAAAAAAGAATTATTAGGAGATATTATTTTATGTAAAGAAATTATTGAATATGAATCTTTTTTAGAAAAAAAATCATTAAAATCTCATTGGGCTCATATTATTATACATGCTTGTTTACATTTATTAAAATATGATCATAAAAATATCAAAGAAACATCTTTAATGCAATCAAAAGAAATTAAAATACTTAATTTACTTGGTTATAAAAATCCATATTTTTAA
- the miaB gene encoding tRNA (N6-isopentenyl adenosine(37)-C2)-methylthiotransferase MiaB has translation MLNNKLYIKTWGCQMNEYDSSKIADIMENKLNCKITTSIKDANILILNTCSIREKAQEKLFHQLGRWKILKKKNPEIIIGVGGCVASQEGKKILDRAYYVDIIFGPQTFHKLPKMIYKIRKFKKFLIDISFPKIEKFKFFPLTKTKNVSSFISIIEGCNKYCTYCIVPHTRGKEISRPYKDILLEIKNLSDQGVKEIHLLGQNVNSYKYIDKKNKKCYTFAKLLILISKIENIKRIRFTTSHPKDFSDELINVYQKIPKLVNFLHLPVQSGSDRILSLMKRRYSILEYTKIINKVRYIRPYIQISSDFIVGFPGETKSDFDDTISLILDLDLDMGFSFIYSPRPGTPASKMKDNINILEKKKRLYLLQHYITQQTKKFSLKMLNTIQIILVEGISPQNNKYFGKTENNRIVYFMSKINYIGKFINVKIIDSYIYSLYGEFISICNN, from the coding sequence AATTATATATTAAAACTTGGGGCTGTCAAATGAATGAATATGATTCTTCTAAGATAGCTGATATTATGGAAAATAAGTTAAATTGTAAAATTACTACATCTATAAAAGATGCAAACATTTTAATATTAAATACTTGTTCTATTAGAGAAAAAGCACAAGAAAAATTATTTCATCAATTAGGAAGATGGAAAATTTTAAAAAAAAAAAATCCAGAAATTATTATTGGAGTAGGGGGATGTGTTGCTTCACAAGAAGGTAAAAAAATATTAGATAGAGCATATTATGTAGATATAATTTTTGGCCCTCAAACTTTCCATAAATTACCTAAAATGATATATAAAATACGTAAATTTAAAAAATTTTTAATTGATATAAGTTTTCCTAAAATTGAAAAATTTAAATTTTTTCCTTTGACAAAAACAAAAAATGTAAGTTCTTTTATTTCAATTATAGAAGGTTGTAATAAATATTGTACTTATTGTATAGTACCTCATACTAGAGGTAAAGAAATAAGTCGTCCTTATAAAGATATTCTTTTAGAAATTAAAAATTTATCTGATCAAGGAGTTAAAGAAATACATTTATTAGGACAAAATGTCAACTCCTATAAATATATTGATAAAAAAAATAAAAAATGTTATACATTTGCAAAATTATTAATATTAATTTCTAAAATAGAAAATATAAAAAGAATTAGGTTTACAACAAGTCATCCAAAAGATTTTTCTGATGAATTAATTAATGTATATCAAAAAATTCCTAAATTAGTAAATTTTTTACATTTACCAGTACAAAGTGGTTCTGATCGAATTTTATCTCTAATGAAAAGAAGATATAGTATTTTAGAATATACTAAAATTATAAATAAAGTTAGATATATTAGACCATATATTCAAATTAGTTCAGATTTTATTGTAGGTTTTCCAGGTGAGACAAAAAGCGATTTTGATGATACAATTTCTTTAATTTTAGATCTAGATTTAGACATGGGTTTTAGTTTTATTTATTCTCCTAGACCAGGAACGCCAGCTAGTAAAATGAAAGATAACATAAATATTTTAGAAAAAAAAAAAAGATTATATTTATTACAACATTATATAACACAACAAACTAAAAAATTTAGTTTAAAAATGTTAAATACAATACAAATTATTTTAGTAGAAGGTATATCTCCTCAAAATAATAAATATTTTGGAAAAACTGAAAATAATAGAATAGTATACTTTATGAGTAAAATAAATTATATTGGCAAATTTATAAATGTTAAAATTATTGATTCTTATATATATTCTTTATATGGAGAATTTATATCTATCTGTAATAATTAA